The following coding sequences are from one Shewanella eurypsychrophilus window:
- a CDS encoding OmcA/MtrC family decaheme c-type cytochrome, producing MKLNKSKLFASLVTAMALVGCSDGKDGKPGEDGTPGTGDDTVISASVLTVAVSEAAFVDSKLSVTFNAEDQLGNPLVGILDVRTTVAKLVPDAQTSGADWSSYLRKATDISQDQYPDVANVSLPTSEKGGTLVDNLDGSYQYTFEADLLNSVDPISGAPIVWDESLTHRLGLEIRKSSNYPVANTSFDWVPAGGEVSHFRQIVAVESCNNCHTELAFHGGNRVDTDNCVTCHNPDAFDPISGESLDFKIMVHKLHQGIDLPTLAHEGNKYSLFLRDGQKEKVFAENDGIWVLNNKGTIDGINYPQDIRNCTSCHADEADLALNPNLSGTITPEGGNWKSIPSVATCSSCHDNIAFNDAMMAAKPNSIEHIMFPAADDTCLSCHGDGFGNSVENMHTVAALGKKSAGIDYGVKFEVTQLVATSSTAYDVHVLVTQDGKGIALTDPYLQFKNSVRLLLNWDNGVGFETHVAKNTPNSFELDKNPNCRNGASVGDIICHWDTALDININNAEPLISGDILTTFISSGVCVNSSNERVSCEENNAQEKISAPSTVMNNFFDAATLSYNPDFELKLAANFDKCDSCHEQVIQHDSRRSDDPTQCKACHNANRFTRSPADSPRDGGSSDLKFEVHKIHSNHRFVDAENAFVMVGRNEFYSAPISDCAQCHDDAQIDLPLAQNSRASITRAPTTSLSDGNNLVRDGAVYTSPIAIVCTSCHLSVGPGLIGSDGNIVTDADGSTLLTRDLSSNGLGYDNGEFPQVAVSITAEEKSMINHMIINGGAVFGASSQEAASGSESCAVCHSIGSISGVDKVHGQFN from the coding sequence ATGAAGTTAAACAAGAGTAAATTATTTGCCTCCCTTGTCACAGCCATGGCGCTAGTTGGCTGTAGTGACGGTAAGGATGGCAAGCCCGGTGAAGATGGCACTCCAGGAACGGGAGATGACACAGTGATATCGGCTTCTGTACTGACAGTGGCTGTATCAGAAGCCGCCTTTGTTGATAGCAAGCTTAGCGTGACATTTAATGCTGAAGATCAACTTGGCAACCCTTTAGTGGGGATCTTAGATGTGAGAACGACCGTCGCGAAATTAGTGCCTGATGCGCAGACAAGTGGGGCCGATTGGAGTAGTTATCTGCGTAAAGCTACGGATATTTCTCAGGACCAATACCCAGATGTTGCCAATGTCAGCCTGCCAACGAGCGAGAAAGGCGGCACGCTGGTGGACAACTTAGATGGCAGTTATCAGTACACCTTCGAGGCTGACTTGCTCAATAGTGTCGATCCTATCTCTGGCGCTCCTATTGTTTGGGATGAGTCATTAACGCATAGGTTGGGGCTAGAAATTAGAAAGTCATCTAACTACCCCGTGGCCAATACTAGCTTTGACTGGGTACCAGCTGGTGGTGAAGTGAGTCATTTTCGTCAGATAGTCGCAGTGGAAAGTTGTAATAACTGCCATACCGAGCTGGCTTTTCATGGCGGTAATCGCGTCGATACTGACAACTGTGTGACCTGCCATAATCCTGATGCATTCGATCCTATCAGTGGAGAGAGTTTAGATTTTAAGATCATGGTGCATAAACTGCATCAAGGGATTGATCTGCCGACTTTGGCGCATGAGGGTAATAAATACAGCCTGTTCTTACGCGATGGTCAGAAGGAAAAGGTTTTCGCCGAAAATGATGGGATATGGGTACTCAATAACAAGGGCACTATAGATGGTATTAACTATCCTCAAGACATACGTAACTGCACGAGTTGTCATGCCGATGAGGCTGATCTAGCCCTTAATCCCAACCTTAGTGGCACAATTACCCCTGAAGGCGGTAATTGGAAGTCTATTCCAAGCGTAGCGACTTGCTCATCATGTCATGACAATATTGCATTTAATGATGCCATGATGGCGGCTAAGCCAAATAGCATCGAGCATATAATGTTTCCGGCCGCAGATGATACCTGTCTCTCTTGTCATGGTGACGGCTTCGGTAATTCAGTAGAGAATATGCATACCGTAGCGGCGTTAGGTAAGAAGTCGGCAGGCATAGATTACGGTGTTAAATTTGAGGTGACTCAACTCGTCGCGACCAGCAGCACCGCCTATGACGTGCATGTTCTTGTGACACAAGACGGTAAGGGGATAGCGCTAACAGATCCCTACCTGCAGTTTAAAAATAGCGTACGTTTGCTGCTGAATTGGGACAATGGTGTTGGGTTTGAAACTCATGTGGCCAAAAATACCCCCAACTCATTTGAATTAGATAAGAACCCTAATTGTCGTAACGGCGCATCTGTTGGTGACATCATCTGTCATTGGGATACCGCTCTTGATATTAATATCAATAACGCAGAGCCATTGATCAGTGGCGATATCTTAACGACATTTATCTCATCCGGTGTGTGTGTTAATAGCAGCAATGAAAGGGTAAGTTGCGAAGAGAATAATGCTCAGGAGAAGATCTCAGCACCTTCGACTGTGATGAATAACTTCTTCGATGCTGCGACCTTAAGCTATAACCCAGATTTTGAACTTAAGTTAGCTGCAAATTTTGATAAGTGTGATTCATGTCATGAGCAGGTTATTCAGCATGACAGTCGTCGCTCTGATGATCCTACGCAGTGTAAGGCGTGTCATAACGCGAACCGTTTCACTCGTTCGCCAGCTGATTCACCAAGAGATGGTGGTTCGAGTGACTTGAAATTTGAAGTACATAAGATCCATTCTAACCACAGATTTGTCGATGCTGAGAATGCCTTTGTTATGGTGGGCCGTAATGAGTTCTACTCGGCACCCATCAGCGATTGTGCTCAATGTCATGATGATGCGCAGATAGATCTTCCACTGGCACAAAACTCACGTGCATCGATAACGAGAGCGCCAACTACGTCACTGAGCGATGGTAATAACTTAGTCCGCGACGGTGCGGTATACACCAGCCCAATAGCGATAGTGTGTACTTCTTGTCACCTCAGTGTGGGACCAGGCTTAATAGGCAGTGACGGCAACATAGTGACCGATGCTGACGGCAGCACCTTGTTGACTCGTGACTTAAGCAGTAATGGGCTGGGATATGATAATGGTGAGTTTCCGCAAGTTGCTGTGAGCATAACTGCTGAAGAGAAGAGCATGATTAATCACATGATCATTAACGGCGGTGCGGTGTTTGGTGCAAGCTCCCAAGAAGCTGCCTCAGGCAGTGAATCATGTGCTGTATGTCACTCAATCGGTAGTATCTCTGGCGTTGACAAAGTGCATGGCCAATTT
- a CDS encoding VF530 family DNA-binding protein, which produces MIEQQQNNPLHGLGLETMVTELVAFYDWKILYASLRLECFNSNPNMAACLKFLKKTEWARERVESFYLYRFKRMPKGDSAQFELKPRERGFADGIVPRKPEELTVELVDEMRVKATADYEEMKRNKDQGKPRYAKDKPRTQDGYAQNKGANANRPAPSQDPNNPWGK; this is translated from the coding sequence ATGATTGAACAGCAGCAGAACAACCCATTACACGGCTTAGGCTTAGAAACTATGGTCACCGAGTTGGTGGCGTTTTACGATTGGAAAATTCTTTACGCCTCGCTGCGTTTAGAGTGCTTCAACAGTAACCCCAATATGGCCGCATGCCTGAAGTTTTTGAAAAAGACTGAGTGGGCTCGAGAGCGAGTAGAAAGCTTTTATCTTTATCGCTTCAAGCGTATGCCTAAGGGAGATTCTGCACAATTCGAGCTTAAGCCTCGTGAGCGTGGTTTTGCCGATGGTATCGTGCCGCGTAAGCCTGAAGAGTTAACCGTCGAATTGGTTGATGAGATGCGAGTCAAGGCCACCGCCGATTATGAGGAGATGAAGCGTAATAAGGACCAAGGCAAACCTCGTTATGCTAAAGATAAGCCTAGAACTCAAGACGGTTATGCACAAAATAAGGGTGCTAACGCCAATAGACCAGCACCTTCTCAAGACCCTAATAACCCTTGGGGTAAGTAG
- a CDS encoding aspartate aminotransferase family protein: MKTDKMSNANKPVTNALLKQAHNNMPMGVADSYRYWGEENTVFVKSSLGCTITDADDQEFIDFRLAYGPIILGYRDSRVDQEVVTAITERGTISGFSTDLDSQVVELIKQMCPNIEKMRFANSGTEAVIGAVRTARGFTGRNKIVVVEGGFHGLYDEMMWKSDVDNWNSETEAAPKIAAFGGGIPEASREHLETVPLNDFAAIDEVFARVGNDIAAIVIEPILGNCGSIASSQEYMQKLRDICDANGTLLIMDEVKTGFRVAKGGAQELYGIHADLTTYAKAMGNGYPVAAFGGRKDVMDMISFGKNGVTHGGTYTANMIALSAAKATLTILNETDAYDSINKAGADIQQVLSRVFTKHGIEHKFAGPDAMFGIHFGNKVPHNYRDWKKTDSELYTEFAHNLIASGIMLEPDSREPWFICESHKNIDLAKLELIADAAMAKAIAERK; the protein is encoded by the coding sequence ATGAAGACCGACAAGATGAGCAATGCCAACAAACCAGTCACCAACGCGCTGTTAAAACAGGCCCATAACAACATGCCTATGGGTGTGGCCGATAGTTACCGTTACTGGGGTGAAGAAAACACCGTATTTGTTAAGAGCAGCTTGGGCTGCACCATTACCGATGCAGACGATCAAGAGTTTATTGATTTCCGTCTCGCTTACGGACCTATCATCTTGGGCTATCGTGATAGCCGGGTCGATCAAGAAGTGGTTACAGCAATCACCGAACGTGGCACCATTTCAGGCTTTTCCACCGATCTAGACTCTCAAGTGGTCGAATTAATTAAGCAGATGTGCCCGAACATTGAGAAGATGCGTTTCGCTAATTCAGGCACAGAAGCCGTAATTGGTGCGGTTCGCACCGCCCGTGGCTTTACCGGTCGCAACAAGATTGTAGTTGTAGAAGGCGGTTTTCATGGTCTATACGATGAAATGATGTGGAAATCAGATGTCGATAATTGGAACAGCGAAACTGAAGCGGCGCCAAAAATTGCCGCTTTTGGTGGCGGTATTCCTGAAGCAAGTCGAGAGCATCTGGAAACAGTCCCCCTCAATGACTTCGCTGCCATTGATGAAGTCTTTGCACGTGTTGGAAATGATATCGCTGCCATAGTGATAGAGCCGATTCTAGGCAACTGCGGCAGCATCGCATCATCACAAGAGTACATGCAGAAATTGCGTGATATCTGTGATGCCAATGGCACACTTTTGATCATGGATGAAGTTAAAACAGGCTTCCGCGTGGCTAAAGGTGGCGCACAAGAGCTCTATGGTATTCACGCCGATCTAACTACCTATGCAAAAGCTATGGGCAACGGTTACCCTGTCGCTGCCTTCGGTGGCCGCAAAGACGTTATGGACATGATCAGCTTCGGCAAGAATGGTGTCACCCATGGCGGCACGTATACCGCCAACATGATCGCCCTTAGCGCGGCCAAAGCGACACTGACAATTTTGAATGAAACTGATGCCTACGATAGCATCAACAAAGCTGGCGCCGATATTCAACAGGTGTTATCACGGGTATTTACCAAGCACGGTATCGAACATAAGTTCGCTGGCCCTGATGCCATGTTCGGCATTCACTTTGGTAATAAAGTCCCGCACAACTATCGTGACTGGAAGAAGACAGATAGCGAGCTGTATACCGAGTTTGCCCATAACTTGATTGCAAGTGGCATCATGCTGGAGCCAGACTCCCGCGAGCCTTGGTTTATCTGTGAATCTCACAAGAACATAGACCTTGCCAAGCTAGAACTGATTGCCGATGCCGCCATGGCAAAAGCTATCGCCGAACGCAAGTAA
- a CDS encoding glutathione S-transferase family protein: MIKLISFKICPFVQRVTAVLVAKKIPFEVEYINLKDKPEWFLDLAPNGQVPVMVTQSGTALFESDAIIEYIEDEYGPLEKGVSNEQRAKDRAWSYLGSKHYLVQCGTMRSKDRETFIKRSENLITAFAKVEAQLSGKTQFFKSDELSNVDIAWVPLLHRAALVKKYTDYDFLCGLPKAQSWQQNVLASLAIDTTVSEDFEPLFNNFYLTDGFLANSDTKRIAS; encoded by the coding sequence ATGATCAAACTAATTAGCTTTAAAATTTGTCCTTTTGTTCAGCGCGTTACAGCTGTGTTAGTCGCCAAGAAGATCCCTTTCGAGGTTGAATATATAAACCTCAAAGATAAGCCTGAATGGTTTTTAGACTTAGCCCCAAACGGTCAGGTGCCAGTGATGGTAACGCAATCGGGGACAGCCTTGTTTGAGTCTGATGCCATCATTGAGTATATCGAAGATGAGTATGGTCCTTTGGAGAAAGGGGTGAGCAATGAACAACGCGCTAAAGATAGAGCCTGGAGCTATCTAGGGTCTAAACACTATCTGGTTCAATGTGGCACCATGAGAAGCAAAGACAGAGAAACCTTTATCAAGCGTTCAGAAAACTTGATTACAGCTTTCGCTAAGGTTGAAGCTCAGCTTTCCGGTAAGACACAATTCTTTAAATCTGATGAGCTAAGTAATGTTGATATTGCCTGGGTGCCATTGTTACATCGCGCTGCGTTAGTAAAAAAGTACACTGACTATGATTTTCTCTGCGGTTTACCTAAGGCACAATCATGGCAACAGAATGTGCTAGCGAGTTTAGCTATAGACACAACGGTTTCGGAAGACTTTGAGCCGCTATTTAACAACTTTTATCTGACTGATGGCTTTTTGGCTAATAGTGATACCAAGCGCATTGCGAGCTAG
- a CDS encoding outer membrane beta-barrel protein, with amino-acid sequence MKSKILIAALLTLPVQVIAKDNTTQPPKTHTLFYAAAISDVELSSSNKVSDYDEGMAHELGYRYQVNQYLAAESRFIKSSSIGAKQVMSLGLIDGSLSYSVLVASGQARISLTNNSYLYGNLGITSYQWEYEKNGPWTPKDEMKSLEDSGIGSYLSVGAKYQWSRVELAIENQWLKMGDVNASNITVSVGYRF; translated from the coding sequence GTGAAATCTAAAATACTTATAGCAGCTTTGCTTACCTTACCAGTGCAAGTTATTGCCAAAGACAATACTACTCAGCCCCCAAAGACTCATACTCTTTTTTATGCTGCGGCAATTTCGGATGTTGAATTATCGTCCAGCAATAAAGTTAGCGACTATGATGAAGGTATGGCCCATGAACTTGGCTACAGATACCAGGTAAATCAATATCTTGCAGCAGAGAGTCGCTTTATAAAATCATCATCTATTGGTGCCAAACAAGTTATGAGCCTAGGGCTTATTGATGGTTCATTAAGCTACTCAGTACTCGTAGCGTCTGGACAAGCTAGAATATCATTAACGAATAATAGCTATTTATATGGAAATCTAGGCATTACTAGCTATCAATGGGAATATGAGAAAAATGGCCCTTGGACACCTAAAGATGAAATGAAAAGTCTAGAAGATTCAGGTATTGGTAGCTATCTATCAGTAGGAGCAAAATACCAATGGTCACGAGTCGAATTAGCTATTGAAAACCAGTGGTTAAAAATGGGTGATGTTAATGCCAGTAATATTACGGTTTCTGTTGGCTATCGTTTCTAA
- a CDS encoding nitroreductase family protein, producing the protein MTNPIIADLENRYTAKKYDASKRVSADDLAVIYEAMRLSASSINSQPWKFIVIESDEAKQRMHETFANNFQFNQPHIKSASHVILFAHNPAYTREDYAKVVDKGIEDGRTKQEEREQAFGGFAFVELNTDDKGNNATWTKSQTYLALGNTLHTLARLGIDSTTMEGVDSSLITEMFSDELDGYVCEVALAIGYHHSEEDYNAKLPKSRLAMEQVIQVL; encoded by the coding sequence ATGACAAACCCAATTATTGCTGATTTAGAAAACCGTTACACAGCGAAAAAATATGACGCCTCTAAGCGGGTCTCAGCTGATGATCTTGCAGTGATTTATGAAGCAATGCGTTTATCTGCTTCTTCTATTAACTCACAGCCTTGGAAGTTTATCGTGATTGAGAGCGATGAAGCTAAACAGCGTATGCATGAGACATTTGCCAATAATTTTCAGTTTAATCAGCCGCATATTAAATCAGCATCACATGTTATTTTGTTTGCTCATAACCCAGCTTATACCCGCGAAGATTACGCTAAGGTTGTCGATAAGGGCATTGAAGATGGCCGCACTAAGCAAGAAGAGAGAGAGCAAGCGTTTGGCGGTTTTGCGTTTGTTGAATTAAACACCGACGACAAAGGTAACAATGCGACTTGGACTAAGTCACAAACTTATCTAGCGCTGGGCAACACCTTGCATACGTTAGCGCGTTTAGGCATAGACTCGACCACGATGGAAGGTGTTGATAGTTCGCTAATTACTGAAATGTTTAGCGATGAGCTTGATGGTTACGTCTGTGAGGTCGCACTGGCTATTGGCTATCATCATAGTGAGGAAGACTATAATGCCAAATTACCTAAATCGCGCCTAGCCATGGAACAGGTTATTCAGGTTCTGTAA
- a CDS encoding M13 family metallopeptidase: protein MKKSLIAIALASTFLAGCGTSDINNKQDETQVSAATSTKAELGSFGVDLAARNEAVKPGDDFFMYASGTWYDNYIMPADKTRYGAFTGLAERSEKQVKEIIDDIASRSDLNAEEQLIADFYQSYMDTETINKLGITPIQPILNQIAAIKSTDDLTKVFGHAWLTGATSPISGGMWFNRLDPNQYEMSIGASGLGLPDRSYYLEDSDRFINIRSAYVEHIAAMLTFAGVKDTKAKAEAILVLETKIAQGQWPREKRRNRDLTLNQVKRTDIAKQYPGFNWDLFFNETGYQVPQLNITQPEPIKAMIELVNQESLNVWQDYLTFHTISNNSELLSEDINAENFAFYGKTLKGQEEPRPRWKRAVAEMSGTQSLGFAIGKVYVARYFPESSKAQMAELVENLRTALGQRIDGLDWMGDETKVNAHAKLAAFTPKIGYPDVWQEFDGLTMTKTDLVSNVHDLRQFFKAESVAKELKKTDRNRWGMTPQRVNAYYNSSFNEIVFPAAILQPPFFDPNADPAVNYGGIGAVIGHEMGHGFDDQGSKSDANGIQRNWWTDADRKAFDAKADQLAAQYSKYEPIPDNFVNGRNSLGENIGDVGGLSMAYHAYKLSLNGKEAPVIDGVTGDQRFFLAWAQVWKEKRTEQSMLNQLRGGTHAPGRYRAQAPRNHDAWYKAFDVKPGDELYLAEDERVRIW, encoded by the coding sequence ATGAAAAAATCCTTAATCGCTATCGCATTAGCCAGCACATTTTTAGCTGGCTGTGGCACCTCAGATATCAATAATAAACAAGACGAAACTCAAGTCAGCGCGGCGACTAGCACCAAAGCAGAACTCGGTAGTTTCGGTGTTGATTTAGCAGCCCGTAACGAAGCTGTTAAACCCGGTGATGACTTCTTTATGTATGCCAGTGGTACTTGGTATGATAACTACATCATGCCAGCCGATAAGACTCGTTATGGTGCATTTACTGGCCTGGCTGAGCGCAGTGAAAAGCAAGTCAAAGAGATCATCGATGATATTGCTAGCCGTAGTGATCTGAACGCCGAAGAGCAACTGATAGCCGATTTCTATCAGTCTTACATGGATACTGAGACTATCAACAAGCTGGGGATCACTCCAATCCAGCCTATCTTAAATCAAATCGCTGCAATCAAGTCTACCGACGATTTAACTAAGGTCTTTGGTCATGCTTGGCTTACTGGCGCGACATCACCCATTTCTGGTGGCATGTGGTTTAACCGTCTTGACCCAAACCAATATGAGATGTCTATCGGCGCTAGCGGTTTAGGTTTACCGGATCGCTCTTACTACCTAGAAGACAGCGATCGCTTCATTAACATCCGTAGCGCCTATGTTGAACATATCGCCGCAATGCTCACTTTTGCAGGTGTTAAAGACACAAAAGCCAAGGCCGAAGCTATTTTAGTCCTGGAAACCAAGATTGCCCAAGGCCAGTGGCCTAGAGAGAAACGCCGTAATCGAGATCTAACCTTAAACCAGGTCAAACGTACTGATATAGCTAAACAGTACCCAGGTTTTAACTGGGATCTTTTCTTCAATGAAACCGGCTACCAGGTGCCTCAACTCAATATCACTCAGCCTGAGCCGATTAAAGCCATGATTGAGCTAGTGAATCAAGAGTCACTCAATGTATGGCAGGATTATCTTACCTTCCATACCATCAGCAATAACTCAGAGCTCTTATCTGAAGATATCAATGCCGAAAACTTTGCTTTCTATGGCAAAACTCTAAAGGGACAGGAAGAGCCTCGTCCACGCTGGAAACGTGCAGTCGCAGAGATGTCGGGCACTCAGTCACTTGGTTTTGCCATCGGCAAGGTCTATGTGGCGCGCTACTTCCCAGAATCATCCAAAGCGCAGATGGCTGAGTTAGTAGAAAACTTACGTACCGCCTTAGGTCAGCGTATCGATGGTCTAGATTGGATGGGCGATGAGACTAAGGTCAATGCTCACGCTAAGCTTGCCGCATTTACCCCAAAAATTGGTTATCCTGATGTATGGCAGGAATTTGATGGCCTGACAATGACCAAAACAGACTTAGTCAGTAATGTTCATGATCTGCGCCAATTCTTTAAGGCGGAAAGTGTCGCTAAAGAGCTTAAGAAAACCGACCGTAATCGCTGGGGCATGACGCCGCAGCGCGTTAATGCTTACTACAACAGCTCATTTAATGAGATTGTGTTCCCAGCAGCTATCTTACAACCGCCATTCTTCGATCCAAACGCCGACCCAGCCGTCAATTATGGTGGTATTGGTGCAGTGATCGGCCATGAGATGGGCCACGGCTTCGATGACCAAGGCTCAAAGTCAGATGCCAATGGTATACAACGCAACTGGTGGACAGACGCTGACCGTAAAGCCTTTGATGCCAAGGCCGATCAACTTGCTGCCCAGTACAGTAAGTACGAACCCATCCCAGATAACTTCGTCAATGGCCGTAACAGCTTGGGTGAGAACATAGGTGATGTGGGCGGTTTGTCCATGGCTTACCATGCTTATAAACTCAGCCTCAACGGCAAAGAAGCCCCTGTGATCGACGGGGTTACCGGTGATCAACGTTTCTTCCTTGCCTGGGCTCAGGTATGGAAAGAGAAACGTACCGAGCAGAGCATGCTCAACCAACTTCGTGGTGGTACCCATGCACCGGGACGTTACCGTGCTCAAGCACCGCGTAACCATGATGCTTGGTACAAGGCATTTGATGTGAAGCCTGGTGATGAGCTTTACCTGGCTGAAGACGAGCGTGTTCGGATCTGGTAA
- a CDS encoding MBL fold metallo-hydrolase — protein sequence MAQTSVTILRGADTIGGSCIKIRHGEDSIVLDYGAPLMDSCGTSLAAEVVANPTIANGILLDIQQQDANPPLAYLLSHAHPDHYGLLATLPKGANIYLSDSSYSMMTIGNLFYPEPLRFNSLELCQQFSPGKPFQIGPFTVKAFLMDHSAFGACSLLIEVEGKQVFYTGDFRGHGRKTKVSDYIYSHIKQPDLMLIEGTTLDGGHPQEFPTEASVETAMTEAFSEQGRPAFVVASGSNIDRIVSLYNATKRTGKKLVIDLYQLYLLEALKKHAPGLPPHDGDHLRVIFPKSQLAVIKEKYGNDFLKYSHRHVNLSKLQGTNYVFRVSPYAMTPYLDAFVGQEVKPKFIYSMWLGYQSKQAKFAEMTEQYRQSWQYMHTSGHAYLEHLINFSNNIAAKRLVPVHTLNGDKFVEHFENVHLVKNGEEIIL from the coding sequence ATGGCACAAACTTCCGTCACAATACTACGCGGCGCAGATACCATAGGTGGTAGTTGCATTAAGATTCGTCATGGTGAGGATAGTATCGTATTGGATTACGGTGCTCCACTGATGGATAGCTGTGGTACATCTCTCGCTGCTGAAGTCGTTGCAAATCCAACAATTGCGAATGGTATTTTGCTGGATATTCAACAACAAGATGCTAATCCTCCTTTAGCTTATCTTTTATCTCACGCACATCCAGATCATTATGGCCTACTCGCTACACTCCCTAAAGGCGCTAACATATACCTGTCTGATAGCAGTTACTCTATGATGACTATCGGTAATTTATTTTATCCTGAGCCATTACGGTTTAATTCACTGGAGCTATGTCAGCAGTTTTCACCAGGTAAGCCGTTTCAGATCGGCCCATTTACAGTAAAAGCTTTTTTGATGGATCACTCAGCCTTTGGTGCCTGCAGTTTATTAATCGAAGTCGAAGGCAAGCAGGTGTTCTATACGGGAGATTTTCGTGGTCATGGACGAAAAACTAAGGTCAGTGATTATATCTACTCCCATATCAAGCAGCCTGATCTTATGCTCATCGAGGGCACGACCCTCGATGGTGGTCATCCGCAAGAGTTTCCCACTGAAGCTTCAGTTGAAACAGCCATGACAGAAGCCTTTAGTGAGCAAGGCAGACCAGCGTTTGTCGTGGCCTCTGGGAGTAATATAGATAGGATAGTAAGCCTCTATAACGCCACCAAGCGGACAGGAAAAAAGCTGGTTATCGATCTGTACCAGCTGTATTTACTCGAAGCATTGAAGAAACATGCTCCTGGGCTGCCTCCTCATGACGGTGATCACCTCAGAGTCATATTTCCTAAATCTCAGTTAGCCGTTATTAAAGAAAAGTATGGTAATGACTTTCTGAAATATAGTCATCGGCATGTGAATCTTAGCAAGTTGCAAGGTACAAACTACGTATTTAGGGTGTCTCCTTATGCGATGACTCCTTACTTAGATGCGTTCGTTGGGCAAGAAGTTAAGCCGAAATTTATCTATTCCATGTGGTTAGGCTACCAGAGTAAGCAAGCTAAATTTGCTGAAATGACTGAGCAATATCGGCAGTCATGGCAATATATGCATACCAGTGGTCATGCATATTTGGAGCATTTAATTAATTTTTCAAACAACATAGCAGCTAAACGTTTAGTACCTGTGCACACTCTTAACGGTGATAAATTTGTAGAGCATTTTGAAAATGTGCATCTAGTTAAAAATGGTGAAGAGATTATTTTATAA
- a CDS encoding metallophosphoesterase family protein, with protein MKLLHVSDLHFNRAQFEWVREQARHYDLLCISGDLLDGSWQQSFSSDEQVEWIRQWTSTLPLPTFICSGNHDLLPLQDDIQASAHWLTTLKSQRVSVDNDIVDIFGHKFGCIPYDSPEFYLFRDCDVLLHHVPPSKLKVARQEGNNWGCANIRTAIEFGELKAKFLLCGHVHRPLARFSKFKNKFISNPGNNQRAEIPNFNVIQLNKLGEK; from the coding sequence ATGAAGTTATTGCATGTCTCAGATCTTCACTTTAACCGAGCTCAATTTGAGTGGGTTAGGGAGCAGGCCCGTCATTACGATTTACTGTGTATTAGCGGTGATCTACTCGATGGATCTTGGCAGCAATCATTTAGCAGTGATGAACAAGTAGAGTGGATTAGGCAGTGGACATCAACCCTACCACTGCCTACGTTTATCTGTTCAGGTAACCATGATCTATTACCACTTCAAGATGATATTCAAGCATCTGCCCATTGGCTCACAACTTTAAAGAGCCAACGAGTCAGTGTTGATAATGACATTGTCGACATTTTTGGGCACAAATTTGGATGTATCCCATATGACAGTCCAGAATTTTATCTTTTTAGAGATTGTGATGTGTTACTTCATCATGTGCCGCCATCAAAATTAAAAGTCGCTAGGCAAGAGGGGAATAATTGGGGCTGTGCGAATATTCGAACTGCAATCGAGTTTGGAGAGCTAAAAGCTAAATTCCTGTTATGCGGTCATGTCCATCGACCTTTGGCTCGCTTTAGTAAGTTTAAAAATAAGTTTATTTCTAATCCTGGTAATAACCAGAGAGCCGAAATTCCGAATTTCAACGTTATACAGCTAAATAAATTAGGTGAGAAATAG